In a genomic window of Meiothermus sp. CFH 77666:
- a CDS encoding zinc ABC transporter substrate-binding protein: MSRAAHLAVLGLALLTGFQAHAQADKIARLQPIEQSPLQIVTTVNFVTDLVQQVGGNRVQVEGLMGAGVDPHLYKASAGDVRKLQRAHLVFYAGLHLEGKMVELLERLPKAIAVTDAIPRERLIRPPGGFGGQYTYDPHVWFDVTLWKLTVGRVRDALSKVDPPGAAYYRANAQAYSRRLEQLDAFIRQQIARVPAQQRVLITAHDAFAYFGRRYGLEVRGLQGISTLSEAGTRDVQQLADFIVQRRIRAVFVESSVPRRAIEAVVAAVRARGWTVAVGGELFSDAAGNPGTPEGTYVGMMEHNTRTIVSGLLGRSL; the protein is encoded by the coding sequence ATGAGTAGAGCGGCTCACCTTGCCGTGCTGGGACTTGCTTTGCTGACAGGCTTCCAGGCACACGCCCAGGCCGACAAAATAGCCCGACTCCAACCCATCGAACAAAGCCCGTTGCAAATCGTGACCACGGTCAACTTTGTTACCGACCTGGTGCAACAGGTTGGGGGCAACCGCGTGCAGGTCGAGGGCTTGATGGGGGCCGGGGTAGACCCCCACCTGTACAAGGCTTCGGCGGGGGATGTGCGAAAGCTACAACGAGCCCATCTCGTCTTTTACGCGGGACTTCACCTGGAAGGCAAAATGGTAGAACTTCTGGAGCGCCTGCCCAAAGCCATCGCCGTGACCGACGCCATCCCGCGCGAACGGCTGATCCGGCCTCCGGGGGGGTTCGGAGGCCAGTACACCTACGACCCGCACGTCTGGTTCGATGTGACCCTTTGGAAGCTGACGGTGGGCCGGGTGCGCGATGCCCTGAGCAAAGTAGACCCGCCAGGGGCCGCCTACTACCGGGCCAACGCCCAGGCTTATAGCCGGCGCCTCGAGCAACTCGATGCCTTCATTCGCCAGCAAATCGCGCGAGTTCCTGCCCAGCAACGGGTACTGATCACGGCCCATGATGCGTTTGCCTACTTTGGGCGGCGCTATGGCCTCGAGGTGCGGGGGCTGCAGGGCATCTCCACCCTCTCCGAAGCCGGCACCCGCGACGTGCAGCAGTTGGCCGATTTTATTGTCCAGCGACGGATTCGGGCCGTCTTTGTGGAGTCCAGCGTGCCCCGGCGGGCCATAGAGGCAGTGGTGGCCGCCGTGCGGGCCCGGGGCTGGACGGTTGCGGTGGGAGGCGAACTTTTCTCCGATGCCGCCGGCAACCCCGGTACCCCCGAAGGAACCTATGTGGGCATGATGGAACACAATACCCGTACCATTGTGAGCGGGCTCTTGGGGAGGTCGCTATGA
- a CDS encoding iron chelate uptake ABC transporter family permease subunit translates to MELISQVFTDYTLRNVALGSALLGVIGGVLGAFAMLRRQSLLGDVLAHAALPGICLAFILTGSKVPLILLLGGGLAGWLASLGVLAVLRHTRLPEDSALGVILSSFFGFGIALLTFIQHGNNANQAGLDQFIFGQAATIVASDVLNFTVLGGIALFTVGLFYKEFKLLSFDPDYAHSLGLPVRGLGTLLTSLTVLAVMVGLQTVGVVLMAAMLIAPAAAARQWTDRLSAMIGLAALFGALAGVSGALVSASRENLPTGPLVILSISVILLVSLFLAPLRGLVWDWVRTGQNRRRIFLERLLLDAHVLHNHDVLTPQTLAHRRRESPAAAQRHLEMLQARGWVQSSREGYALTPAGHEKAHELEQAMRVLPKTLEVG, encoded by the coding sequence ATGGAACTCATATCCCAGGTTTTTACCGACTACACCCTGCGAAACGTAGCCCTGGGTTCGGCTCTGCTGGGCGTGATTGGGGGGGTGCTGGGGGCTTTTGCCATGCTGCGTCGGCAAAGTTTGCTGGGCGATGTGCTGGCCCATGCGGCGCTGCCGGGCATCTGCCTGGCCTTCATCCTCACGGGCTCCAAAGTACCCCTCATTTTGCTCCTGGGTGGGGGCCTGGCCGGTTGGCTGGCTTCTTTGGGGGTGCTGGCCGTGTTACGCCATACCCGGCTACCTGAAGACTCGGCCCTGGGCGTGATACTCAGCAGCTTTTTTGGGTTTGGCATTGCCCTCCTAACCTTCATCCAGCACGGCAACAACGCCAACCAGGCGGGGCTGGATCAGTTCATCTTCGGGCAGGCCGCTACCATCGTGGCCTCGGATGTGTTGAACTTTACCGTGCTGGGGGGGATTGCCCTCTTCACCGTAGGCCTTTTCTACAAAGAGTTCAAGCTGCTCTCCTTCGACCCCGATTATGCCCATAGCCTGGGCCTGCCGGTGCGCGGCCTGGGCACCCTGCTCACCTCGCTCACGGTACTGGCCGTGATGGTGGGGCTGCAAACCGTGGGGGTGGTCTTGATGGCGGCCATGCTGATTGCGCCAGCAGCGGCAGCCCGTCAGTGGACGGATCGGCTCAGCGCCATGATTGGGCTTGCGGCGCTGTTTGGTGCGTTGGCCGGGGTGAGCGGGGCTCTGGTCTCGGCCAGCCGCGAGAACCTGCCCACGGGCCCCTTGGTGATTCTCTCTATCAGCGTAATTCTGCTGGTTTCGCTGTTCCTGGCCCCTTTACGCGGGCTGGTGTGGGACTGGGTTCGTACCGGGCAAAACCGCCGCCGGATTTTCCTCGAGCGCCTCTTGCTGGACGCCCATGTGCTGCACAACCACGATGTCCTGACCCCCCAAACCCTGGCCCATCGTCGCCGCGAGTCGCCGGCAGCCGCCCAGCGGCATCTGGAGATGTTGCAGGCTCGAGGCTGGGTACAGTCAAGCCGAGAAGGCTACGCGCTGACACCGGCAGGCCATGAAAAAGCCCACGAACTAGAACAGGCCATGCGGGTTCTGCCGAAAACGCTTGAGGTGGGGTGA
- a CDS encoding UDP-glucuronic acid decarboxylase family protein, translated as MRILITGAAGFLGSHLSERLLLEGHEVVGVDDFSSGQPRNIELLAQHPQFHFVQADASKPLEIAGPLDWVMHFASPASPPRYLKLPIQTLLVNGEGTRHLLDMALEKGAKFFLASTSEIYGDPLVHPQPETYWGNVNPVGPRSIYDEAKRYAETLTMAYRQARGVSTRIIRIFNTYGPRMDAEDGRVVTNFINQALRGQPLTIYGDGSQTRSFQYVDDLIEGIRRLMDVEYHQPVNLGNPEEYTMLQLAELIQELVGSKMPLEYRPLPQDDPRQRRPDISRAKALLGWEPRVAVREGLARTIAYFRSLQAAASR; from the coding sequence ATGCGAATTCTCATTACCGGCGCAGCGGGTTTTCTGGGGAGTCACCTCTCGGAGCGGCTCTTGCTCGAGGGTCACGAAGTGGTGGGCGTCGACGATTTCAGCAGCGGCCAACCGCGCAACATTGAGCTGCTCGCCCAGCACCCCCAGTTTCACTTTGTCCAGGCCGATGCTTCCAAGCCCCTCGAGATAGCGGGGCCTCTGGACTGGGTGATGCACTTTGCCTCGCCCGCCTCGCCTCCGCGTTACCTGAAACTACCCATCCAGACCCTGCTGGTCAACGGCGAAGGCACCCGCCACCTGCTGGATATGGCTCTGGAAAAGGGCGCTAAGTTCTTTTTGGCCTCCACCTCCGAGATCTACGGAGACCCGCTGGTACACCCGCAGCCCGAGACCTACTGGGGCAACGTGAACCCGGTGGGGCCGCGCTCCATCTACGATGAAGCCAAGCGTTACGCCGAGACCCTCACCATGGCCTACCGGCAGGCCAGGGGGGTCTCCACCCGCATCATTCGGATCTTCAATACCTACGGCCCGCGTATGGACGCCGAAGATGGGCGGGTGGTCACCAACTTCATCAACCAGGCCCTGCGCGGCCAGCCCCTCACCATCTACGGCGATGGTAGTCAGACCCGTAGCTTTCAGTACGTGGACGACCTGATCGAGGGCATCCGCCGCCTGATGGACGTGGAGTATCACCAGCCGGTGAACCTGGGCAACCCGGAGGAGTACACCATGCTCCAGTTGGCCGAGCTTATCCAGGAGCTGGTCGGTTCCAAGATGCCCCTCGAGTACAGGCCACTCCCCCAGGACGACCCCCGTCAGCGCCGCCCTGACATCAGCCGGGCCAAAGCGCTCCTGGGCTGGGAGCCCCGGGTGGCGGTGCGTGAGGGACTGGCCCGCACCATCGCGTACTTCAGAAGCCTCCAGGCCGCAGCTTCGCGATAG
- the galE gene encoding UDP-glucose 4-epimerase GalE — MNVLVVGGAGYIGSHTAKTLKRAGHNPVVLDNLSTGHRWAVRWGPLVEADLADKKAILQAIRDHQIEAVIHFAANAYVGESMQNPAKYFRNNVANMLNLLEAQHESGVKRIVFSSSCTTYGIPERVPISEDFPQSAISPYGESKLMGEKMLKWFGECYGLGWVALRYFNASGADPEGEIGEVHDPETHLIPLVIDAALGKRPPVRIFGTDYPTPDGTAIRDYIHVMDLADAHVRALQYLLEGGESTAFNLGTGHGHSVREVIAAVERVGGRKVPAEEAPRRAGDPPALVADPSKAHRILGWEAQYRELNQIVETAWRFAENRKQ; from the coding sequence ATGAACGTTCTGGTTGTGGGGGGGGCGGGCTATATCGGCAGCCACACCGCCAAAACCCTGAAGAGAGCCGGTCATAACCCTGTGGTGCTTGACAACCTCAGCACCGGCCACCGCTGGGCGGTGCGCTGGGGGCCGCTGGTCGAGGCCGACCTAGCCGATAAAAAGGCCATTCTGCAGGCCATACGCGACCACCAGATCGAGGCGGTGATCCACTTTGCCGCCAACGCCTATGTGGGCGAGTCCATGCAGAACCCGGCCAAGTACTTTCGCAACAACGTGGCCAACATGCTCAACCTGCTCGAGGCCCAGCACGAGTCAGGCGTCAAGCGCATTGTGTTCTCCTCCTCGTGTACCACCTATGGCATCCCCGAGCGCGTTCCCATCAGTGAAGACTTCCCCCAGTCGGCCATCAGCCCCTATGGCGAGTCCAAGCTGATGGGAGAAAAGATGCTCAAATGGTTTGGCGAGTGTTATGGCTTGGGCTGGGTGGCCCTGCGCTACTTCAACGCCAGCGGGGCCGACCCCGAGGGTGAGATTGGCGAAGTCCACGACCCCGAGACCCACCTCATCCCCCTGGTAATAGATGCCGCTTTGGGCAAGCGGCCTCCGGTCAGGATTTTCGGCACCGATTACCCCACCCCCGATGGCACCGCCATCCGCGACTACATTCACGTGATGGATCTGGCCGATGCCCACGTACGGGCCTTGCAGTATTTGCTCGAGGGCGGCGAATCTACCGCCTTCAACCTGGGTACCGGCCACGGCCACAGCGTGCGCGAAGTCATCGCCGCCGTCGAACGGGTAGGGGGCCGCAAGGTTCCCGCCGAGGAGGCCCCCCGCCGGGCCGGAGACCCCCCCGCTTTAGTCGCCGACCCAAGCAAGGCCCACAGAATACTGGGCTGGGAGGCGCAGTACCGGGAGCTCAACCAGATCGTTGAGACCGCCTGGCGCTTCGCAGAAAATCGAAAGCAGTAA
- a CDS encoding metal ABC transporter ATP-binding protein: MTPSPTPHGPPPLVVRDLTVVYREKPVLWDIDWEVPAGQLCAIVGPNGAGKSTLLKAVLGLVPRASGQVWLFGQSLAEARARIGYVPQRGTVDWDFPASVLDVVMMGLYGKLGWFRRPGRPERQAALRCLEQVSMQAFANRQISQLSGGQQQRVFLARALAQDADLYFMDEPFAGVDAVTEDAILKVLHELKRHGKTVVVVHHDLETVRAYFDHLTLLNVQVITSGPMDETFTAENLKRTYGERMVGASLPVVQNR, from the coding sequence ATGACCCCCTCCCCTACCCCACACGGCCCACCCCCCCTGGTCGTGCGCGACCTGACCGTGGTTTACCGTGAAAAACCCGTGCTGTGGGACATCGACTGGGAGGTGCCGGCCGGGCAGCTATGCGCCATCGTCGGCCCTAATGGAGCGGGCAAATCAACGCTCCTCAAGGCCGTGCTGGGGCTGGTACCCAGAGCCTCCGGGCAGGTTTGGCTCTTCGGACAAAGCCTGGCTGAGGCTCGAGCCCGCATTGGCTACGTACCCCAGCGGGGCACAGTAGACTGGGATTTCCCTGCCAGTGTGCTGGATGTGGTAATGATGGGCCTCTACGGCAAGCTGGGCTGGTTCAGGCGGCCCGGCAGGCCAGAGCGCCAGGCAGCCTTGCGCTGCTTAGAGCAGGTCTCGATGCAGGCCTTCGCCAATCGGCAAATCTCCCAGCTTTCGGGCGGACAGCAGCAACGGGTCTTTCTGGCCCGTGCTCTGGCCCAGGACGCCGACCTCTACTTCATGGACGAGCCTTTTGCAGGGGTAGACGCCGTCACCGAAGACGCCATTTTGAAGGTGCTGCATGAGCTTAAACGGCATGGCAAAACCGTGGTGGTCGTACATCACGATCTGGAAACCGTGCGGGCCTACTTCGACCACCTGACCCTGCTCAACGTACAGGTCATTACTAGCGGGCCGATGGACGAGACCTTCACCGCTGAGAACCTGAAACGAACGTATGGCGAACGGATGGTGGGGGCTTCTTTGCCGGTAGTCCAGAATAGATAG
- a CDS encoding metal-dependent transcriptional regulator, whose translation MNQLTVRTSLSEAQEDYLKQILLLGSGGEGMGRLEDTRPVSTQSLADQMQVKPASVTGMLKKLAELGLVDYEAYRGVRLTEAGYKVALEVLRHHRLIEAYLHQALGYGWEEVHAEAEKLEHHISEAFEERIAEWLGHPSHDPHGDAIPSATLELPQSTPNSRLTALERGALGRVARVATQDQDALNLFAHLGLKPGVSIQLLEHIAEGSRIQVGKERYLLPVSLAQVLWIHLEGGPK comes from the coding sequence GTGAATCAATTGACTGTCCGAACATCTCTTTCCGAAGCTCAGGAAGACTATTTGAAACAAATACTTTTGCTGGGCAGCGGGGGCGAAGGCATGGGCAGACTGGAAGATACCCGCCCCGTATCCACTCAGTCGCTGGCCGACCAGATGCAGGTCAAGCCCGCGTCGGTGACCGGGATGCTGAAAAAACTGGCTGAGCTGGGGCTGGTGGACTACGAAGCCTACCGGGGTGTGCGCCTCACCGAGGCAGGCTACAAGGTAGCCCTCGAGGTACTCCGCCACCACCGGCTAATTGAGGCCTATTTGCACCAGGCCCTGGGCTATGGCTGGGAAGAAGTCCATGCCGAGGCGGAAAAGCTCGAGCACCACATCTCCGAAGCCTTCGAAGAGCGCATTGCCGAGTGGCTGGGCCACCCCTCCCACGACCCCCACGGCGACGCCATCCCCAGCGCAACCCTCGAGCTGCCCCAAAGCACCCCCAACAGCCGTTTGACCGCCCTGGAGCGGGGTGCTCTCGGCAGGGTGGCCCGGGTTGCCACCCAGGATCAGGACGCGCTCAACCTCTTTGCCCACCTGGGCCTCAAACCCGGCGTCTCCATTCAATTGCTAGAACACATAGCCGAGGGCAGTCGCATCCAGGTTGGAAAAGAGCGCTATCTGCTGCCCGTGAGCCTGGCCCAGGTGTTGTGGATCCACCTCGAGGGAGGCCCAAAATGA